Within Microcaecilia unicolor unplaced genomic scaffold, aMicUni1.1, whole genome shotgun sequence, the genomic segment ctacctgttcaactatctttctcctttgcaataaagctacctctcctcagatctccacctccaacagctctcagattaaggagtctgtgagtaaattatctgtgatttattcaaataaaagaggcttcataaaataatagagactccaGGTGTTTAAtcctgtgccaaggttatactctaaGATATCATGACTTTACAGTAATAAGTCTATGAGAGTCTTATCAGTCGCCTTCTATTCACCTCTCATCTCCTTCTCACCCTCTTTCCAGCAATTccattgccccctctgtcttTCTCCCCCCCCTGTCTTTAACCCACTCTCTAGTCCCCCATTTCTAGCCTCTGCACTCACCCTCTGAGCCCTCATCTACTTTCCACTGCTTTTCATCCCCTCATCAgctccagctccatccctgtctctccatcCTTCATTTGTCTCCAGGCCACTCTCTCTCTTACCTTCTACCCCATCTACTGTTCCTCTCTTTGACAACATTTACTCTGTTTCAACCCTCACTGAACCCCTTGggatctccttcctcactcataCTCTTCCACAGCACCCCATCCTGGTCTCAGAACACAGAGATCCCCTGTTCAAATACAGGATAAGCAACCACAAACTAACCCCcttccccctatttactaagctgtgcggcttagtaaacaggggggtaaaagtACTAATGTAGGCAAAACTTAAACTGAAAGTCAAGATGCCAGATTTTGCATGCAGTGCAAAaccaaatagaaagaaatgcatttcctcctgtagagtgcaaaataaagctggcagaagtaaattctcaaaactgacataattCTATcactaactgaaaataaaatcattttccctatctttgtaatctggcaattgtatttttctaatcatcttgtttccagtctctggttctttTTTCATACCTCTGCTTAACTGTTTCCAGGACCTCCTGTTTatgtgctatttcttttctcacatcctttctttttcatttccgaCCCTACATCCATCTTTAACACTGATCTtttagctttcttccatttttctgcttccttccaaatcttcccctctcttcaatccatgtgcagcatttccctcCGCTCCCTTCTTTTCCATTCCATCTATGTGCAGCATGTACCCCTTTCCTCTCCGTTTCCTTTTATCCATGTGTAGCATGTTCCtcttcccctgcatccatgtgcagcatgtccccTGTCCATatggcagcatgtccccctcttctttcccttcccttcctttccatccgtgtgcagcttctcccctctccattCCATCTATGGGCACcatgtccccctctcccttccctttccctcctttctATCCATGGGCAGCTtcaaaatggaggagtagcctagtagttactgCAGTGcctgagaatctggggaactgaattcaatccCCACTACAGCTGCTTGTAACCCttggcatgtcacttaacccccactgccccaggtacagcataagtatctgaatataatgTGTAAACATCTTTGTaacccacagaaaagtggtatctcaagtgccatcccctttccctatcctCTCCTTCCATACATGCAATTGtagcttctcccctccccctgtgggTCTGGCATCATCttacttccctgtctgtccttccttccCACAAGCCCTACAAAATTACAGAGTTTGCTGGCATTATTGGCAGTGATTCCAACAGACTCCTTCCAGTGGCTCCAAGgctttccctctgccgcatccttCCCATGCGGCAGTTGCAACAGAGGAAAGGACCCTGGGGCTGGCTGGAGAGAGTCTTTTGTAATTGCTGCTGGGCCAGCAGTGCTGGCAAACTCTGTAAGTTTGGAGGGACTGCGGGGAGGGAGGTAAGTAGATGTGAAGCTTTGGCACTAGTTTTCACTATGGTTGCAAGGGGGAGGGGCATTTCCACCCCCATAGTGACACCTATGCCCACTGAACCCACAGTAGAGAtcctgaaaatggaagaagttccTTTCAGTGACCAAGAGTGGTGAGCAAGGAATTCCTATGTCAAAAAAATCATTGCTATGTGCTGTGGAGTATTTCTAAATTTTCACATTGAGTTTTTGGTTAGTGAATATAATCAGAGTGAAGAGAATCACTGCAGAGACTGCAGGGGAGGATGAAATGTCCAGAACCAACAGATGAGATCAGGATGGTCTGTTTATGTCTCTTCATGTGCCATTGCTCACCTACACCTGTCTACCAGCAAGTGACTTTAAATACTTATGATGGGATATTACTAAATAGCTGTATAATTTATGTACATAGTTTCATTTTTATCCAGCAGATGATGGATTTGGGAATAAGAGAATGAAAGGGTGCGATGGAGAACAGAAGGAGGAATGTAAAGAAAAAGACCCCTCCAGAGACAGCCCTGATCCTTCAGCTGATAGTGTCGGAGGTATTAGTAGTGTAAGCTTGCAAGAAAATACCCCAAAAGGAGAGAGCTTGAATATATGTATTGAAGAAGAGAGAAATTCCACCAACGGGCCAAATCTCAGACAAAGTCAAAGAATCAGCAACGAAAGTaacctcagaattcatgaaagaacccacactggagaaaaaccaaacaaatgttctgaatgtggtaaaagcttcaatcgaAAAGATaaactcagaattcatgaaagaatccacattggagaaaaaccatttaaatgttctgaatgtggtaaaagcttcaatcgaAAAGATAACCTCAGAATTCATGAACGAATCCACTCTGGAGAAAAACTAaacaaatgttctgaatgtggtaaaagcttccatCGAAAAGATAAattcagaattcatgaaagaatacacactggagaaaaaccatttaaatgttctgaatgtggtaaaggcttccATCGAAAAGATCGACTCGGAATTCATGAAGGAATCCACATTAtagaaaaaccatttaaatgttctgaatgtggtaaaggcttccATCGAAAAGATCgactcagaattcatgaaagaatccatattatagaaaaaccatttaaatgttctgaatgtggtaaaaacttTAATCATAAAAATaacctcagaattcatgaaagaatccacactggtgaaaaactgcaaaaatgttctgaatgtggtaaaagcttcactagAAAAAGTCAACTCAGAatacatgaaagaatccacactggagaaaaaccataggaatgttctgaatgtggtaaaagcttcaaaaAAAGTCAACTCGGAATTCATAAACAAATCCACACTGAATAAAAACCATAAAAACTATAtacatgttctgaatgtggtaagaCCTTTAATCAAATAAGTATCCTcaaaattcatgaaagaatccacactggagaaaaatcaTATAGGAATGTAATAAATGTTTCCACAGCAAATCTGATctaagaaaatatgaaacaatctACCTTGGAGAAAAATATGGACAAATGTGCTAAGCTGCTTTCCTTAGGTGAaagttgagcaaaactgaaaatatCTCTGACTGAACACTGTGagataaaggaacttgaacaggaaggtgtatataaatatctaaGCATGGTGGCAGGAACAAAAGAAGCAAAGTACACAagggtggaagaaaaccaagtccaaaaGACCAGTACTGAAACCACAGTGGTAAGAGCAGCACCACGTAGCTTATTGCTCCTCATTTTGAGAGGTTCAAATGCTTAATCTATACACGTCAAtttgttgacccctgaggaaggctttgtagccgaaacacggaccgtgtagggtcccaataaactgtgATTTTGGTGCTCTTGATGTCCTGAGTGGATTGAGAACTACAGAGATGTCAAGTTGGCTCATTTCCAGGCTGGAGGTTTTGAACCAGTTCTGGATTTTTGACTACCCCATCTTGGTGTATTAtgtgacttgcagcactgatggtaggctcggtggaggggggggggagacaggtgggtctgggagggagaaaggaagcaGTGTTTGGGGGCAGCAGTGGTGGGGGGTGGTGTAGGGTCTTTCATGTTTCAGCTTCAGTATTTCTCCTATTAGTAAAATTTACATGCCATTTGTCCATCTCATGTTGGAAGACTGCCAGTGTAAAACTGGTTCATCCATTCCTATTGTAACTTGCACATACCTCATCTCTGTAATTACCATTAAAATAGTTGAGAAAACAGATTTGTTTGGGTGGGACTGCTTTAGTCCACATGTTTACTTTGTGTGTTGAAATAGTGTAGACCAGAtgttctcaacacagtccttagggcacaccctgccagtcaggttttcgggctgtccacaatgaatatgcatgagataaaattgCACTACCTTCACTGTATGCAAACCTGATCATGCATGTTCGTTATACAGATCCTGGGAGCCTGACTGGTtggatgcagggccgtgccaacacggtaagcggggtaagaaccgcaggggggcgccgcccAGGTCcgttcacttgcaaaatcttttatctgaagttgtgattctcctctcttctctcccctgcccttccctctccgcATCAGAAAGTGAAGGCAGCTCAGCAGTGCTAACTGAGGCAGACACGCTCTGCTAAAGtcgcttcaaagagtacaaccagtgctatatatgtctttggtgtgggaagaactccacattcagggtgagcttgaacaacattcaaattaaagagaacacgTTTGGAGGGAGgtatgcaagtgagactggggagaaataaaaaataaatagtgtaattgtttgttaaaatctgtaagtggttcaaagttttttttttttttctgagcatgtacactgagaggagggcatgactgcaatgatgtgtgcataattatcaggtaacctgagataGCTACAgcaacattctgcttggataggaaaagtttgtgatatgtgaaaatacattttgctttaatgaaattgctaaactttagagtcagtgctttttttgtgtttgtttttaggttatggattttgtttgtttttatttattaacctttttaTGACTGTGCAGAAAGTGCCTTTGAGAAAGAACTTAAAAAAGAATCCAgcgctggcttctgttctttATGACCTGGCAGAAAGGCATCTGCTCACCCTATTGGTAGTTAAAGATGATATACTGCTTAGTCTGGGTGAGAGAGATATGGAGAATGACAGAAGGCAATGACTGTAAGGCCCACTTGGGTCTGCCCAAACCTGAAACAGTGCTGCAGAGATTGCACAGTTTCTGGCTTTTATGTGGTTCATTCTGGGCAGGAGGACCATAAAATCATAGTTTCAACAAACTCTGTCACGGATATCAGAAACATTTGAAGACTATTCCTCGGGGAGTGGTTACAGAGTACTGTACGCCATGTTCGTTTTTCCACGTGCTCTTGATTTTTTAACAATTATTTCAcattttgtatttcaggcctggttgtctctgtttttatttttcacccCCATAGTTTTCTATAAAGAGAGGGTCCATGGTTTATTTTTAAACTTTcatatggagaagggtagttagtggggttcctcaggggtctgtgctaggaccgctgctttttaatatatttatacatgatttagagatgggagtaactagcgaggtaattaaatttgctgatgacacaaagttattcaaagtcgttaactcgcgacaggattgtgaaaaagtacagaaggaccttatgagactgggagactaggcggctaaatggcagatgacgtttaatgtgagcaagtgcaaggtgatgcatgtgggaaaaaaagaacccgaattatagctacttcatgcaaggttccatgttaggagctacggaccaagaaagggatctgggtgtcgtcgtcgatagtacactgaaaccttctgctcagtgtgctactgtagctaggaaagcgaatagaatgttgggtattattaggaaaggtatggaaaacaggtgtgaggatgttataatgccgttatatcgctccatagtgcgaccgcaccttgagtattgtgttcaattctggtcgccgcatctcaagaaagatatagcagatttggaaaaggtgcagcgaagggcaactaaaatgatagcggggatgggacgacttccctatgaagaaagactaaggaggctagggcttttcagcttggagaagagatggctgaggggagacatgatagaggtatataaaataatgagtggagtggaacaggtggatgtgaagcgtctgttcacgctttccaaaaatactagggctagggggcatgcgatgaaactacagtgtagtaaatttaaaacaaatcggagaacatttttcttcacccaacgtgtaattaaactctggaatttgttgccggagaatgtggtgaaggcagttagcttagcagagtttaaaaaggggttagacggtttcctaaaggacaagtccgtaaaccaccactaaatggacttgggaaaaatccacaattccaggaataacatgtatagaatgtttgtacgtttgggaagcttgccaggtgcccttggcctggattggccgctgtcgtggacaggatgctgggctcgatggacccttggtcttttcccagtgtggcattacttatgtacttatatacacaACGTACACTGCATGACTATAACTGCTTGACCggatcctcttgtcttctttgacttctttgtaacaccaattgtattctttaccctggtatggcaatgccataacagttctttgtaagccacattgagcctgcaaaaaggtgggaaaatgtgcgatacaagtgcaataaataaataaataaataaataaataaatatatatatatataaacattctccttggataggaaaagtctgtgatatgtgaaaatacattttgctttaatgaaattgctaaactttaaagtcagagacttatcaatgacgGATacatacagtgtttttttttgtgccgg encodes:
- the LOC115459334 gene encoding zinc finger protein 572-like — translated: MDHPELETFELTHPSVTSSHNVKPDILFQFEQEGFGTEPQESEERGNLTTTTTCEELHPTDDGFGNKRMKGCDGEQKEECKEKDPSRDSPDPSADSVGGISSVSLQENTPKGESLNICIEEERNSTNGPNLRQSQRISNESNLRIHERTHTGEKPNKCSEC